The Cydia pomonella isolate Wapato2018A chromosome 13, ilCydPomo1, whole genome shotgun sequence genome segment TCGTTTTCAATGAGCTGACTTTCAATACGCCAAGTTGTTAAACGTTGAGTCATTTTCTATCGGCGTAGGCGACTAATTAGCATGGCTAACTTATCCATATGATGGATAGCCATATATATTatgcttaaatctaaaataagtgGTAGGTGATTACCTACtcctaagtaagtaagtatatttcatTGCCAAATGgagtcagagggcctaccgcgaacgcgacgtgttgcctctctatcgcactcgtaaattcgtacgtaagcgtgactgggaggcaacacgtcgaacgtggttcgcggtagccctTCTGTATCGTAATGACAGCCAAGGTACGAAGCTTAATCACATTCGAATATGAAACCTAACTACCATAAACAAGTTTTAAATTCCTCTGGCATTAGATGCGCTCCCACCCGGCTTCGCCTTCGCCCAGTAAGGTCGATTCAGAATCGTACATAATCCTTATGTGATTAAGTAAGGGTTTCAGTAACGGCAAGGATGTTACCAAATAAATGGCAACATTAAACGGGACCCGTAATGTGGTGTTTTAAAGTTAACTTAGCGCGGGTTTTATTCGTAAGTATGCATGTGTATAAACATGCAATTTGTGAGTTTAATTTTAGGGTGAACCAGTATATCTTGAgacaaaatcaataataattaatacatttatatatttcaactttattgcacaaaagaaaacttatcgtacaaaaggccgACTTAAAGCCAAAAGGCGTTCCccaccagtcaaccttaaggcaaagCAGGGAGATTAGCGGTGCTACTAGCTACTACtaacactactactactagttttttttatactacgtcggcggcaaacaagcatacggcccgcctgatggtaagcagttaccgtagcctatggaggtgttacatgcgcgttgccgaccctaacaccccgcaccctcgttgagctctggcaaccttactcagtggcaggaacacaacagtaTGAGAAgaatctagtgttatttggctgcggttttctgtaaggtggaggtacttccccagttgggctctgctctagatctgaaatgagatcagctgtgctgtgccctaccacactaagcgagactGTAACATTCCGATTACGACTGCTCAGCGATTGCAGCAGCGGGAAGTATGCACGCTATTGTCTTCATGAATTGAGTTATAGCGATCGGAACAACATTGACAGTGGCATGGCCCGTTTCTGCTGCAGCAATACTAGCAATACTGCTGTAGCAGTGCAGCAATTCTGTAAAATCGGAATATAACCTTTATGGTCATTGGGCGATTCACGTAacgataataattatttaactagCCATAatatcagttttcatataaacttTTGACCTAAAATCATTTGCCATAAACATTTTGTCCTATGCTGCAGCTTCCACAAACATGAACTGTTttgttagaactgcgacccccacaGAAACAAATTGTTGTctgaaaagtgggttaggtttggTTAGGACTACATCCCCCACAAAACCGAACTGTCgacagaaaattaaattactttagaTCAGAATTAGTACACATGATCTATGTGATTGTTGATAAGTTGCTGTTAGGGAATTACTTATTAGAACATGAAGTAattataacaaataattttagaatataatatattaggACAATCAAATTAACCCATACGACGTTAAGACAGTCATAATTAGGTCAGAAGAGAGTTAGGATAAAAAGATCATTATAGCAAAAATTATTAGAGAATGCAAAAATAGgagataaataattataaatcccGATATAGATCCGTAGCACGTGTAATACTAATCTAGAAGAGCTAATAATAACCGGGGAAGTAAAAGTTTGAAAATCAGGTAATTTGAGCAGCTCTGGAGTTGAACaccaaaataaattataacgtccgggtcaaacacattttatgcTATGCTTAACTCGTTCGCTTCTTACAGGTACCTAAAGAACTTAGCTGAGGACCGCGAAATccggcgtctactccaccgtcAGCCATTCTctttaatgatgatgatgataaactCGTTCGTGTCTTTcgtgtagacatcgcaaagtttaGGGGAATCTAAAGCTATGTTTTACGCTGCATCTTAtagacggtttttttttttttcaagtcttgagactcaaataagaaaaaacaggatatatgtaccagagtcgttaactcTTATTGTAATGtgcacagaagtgacctttttctaaaatgtgtttgattcGCCTATATCAGTCATAGCCACGTTCAGCAGTAAGGAAGATATCTAAGGAGGGGGCTATCTTATCAGAGTGTGCGCTTACACTAGCCCATAAAACCGATCATCACGCGCTCACTTGGCACGTTACTAGAATAGCACGCAGATTGTAAGTCGACCGCAATTTATTACTTGTGTAGTAAACTTCTTAAGAATTATTCAACGACAAAGCAGAGCTCAGTTTATCATgacttttttatactatgtcggtcgatggcaaacaagcatacggcccacgtGATGGTTTGCGGTTACCGTAACCTgtagacgcctgcaactgcaAAGGTGTTACTGGGCGTTGCcgactttttaaaaacctatactgcatactgtagaccctcgggaaaacctcagaAGGGAgctctatccgcccaacgatatttacGATGACCAGCAGTCAAAAGAACAGTACTGCAGCGAgatattactgccgactgcattgctgctaCAAATGTCAAACGTCTGGACaattgattttgacatttgcagtAACGTTGCGCTGCAActctgctgcagtaatgctgatGTAGTGAGAATCCGAACGGTACCAACAGTGTTTACACTCCAcaaaaaaatctagaaatacTCCTATATAATGTCCACCTTCAAGAATTTCTATCAAACCAGTCAATTGCTAAGGATGTCCAAAGGGCcaatgatatatgtatatatagataagttatactcatacataaggagcacaaaaaatacttccatatttatgtCTATACCTACGAATAAATCTGTTATTTTGGTTAATCTTGGtattccattcatctttgtcatactcgttgtaAAACAGgggcttgtctctttctctttcagTGAGCGTGAGCTCTTTAGCACGTGTGCATATCTCGCTTGTCCagatgcgactaaaggcaacttgtacaatttgtcacaaggtaagcgcttcaattttggaacgcctttAACCTATCTTGAGATAATTTCAAAAGGCCGCCCGCTAAGGATAGGTATCCTGCACAAATCAAGTCCTATTCGAAACATTTTCTAGCCAcatcctacttaaaaaaaaatgtgtagcaacacatatatgtatgtttaaatcgtttttgttgtcaaTGTTAGTTGCCTGCGCGCCGCGCTTCCGCGCCGCGCGTTGTACCCAAAAGTAACGGTCCAATCTTCGGGCGCATTTGTGCGCGCTCGGTTTTCCTAGCCAACTCAGTCATATCCGATACTTGACGCCGGGAGGCTGCGCGCAGGCCGATCGCTCTCGCTTGCATTTTAATTACGTCTTATGTGTACTTTTCTGTATTTCTTCTTCTACGGTGTTCTGTGCTATTTTCTTTCTTCCGTACTGTACTGACTATCTTCTGTGGACTGTGTTTAAcctataataaactttataaatgttaaactacagcatattatttaatagcccCATAGCTACAAATTTGGTGACCCCGACGAACCATTAAAAAAACGGATTGTGCACTGATTTGGTAAATAggttaaacttttaaaatattaatgtttcGTGTAGAAAATTTGTAGCTATGgggctattaaataatatgctgtagtttaacatttataaagtttattataggTTAAACACAGTCCACAGAAGATAGTCAGTACAGTACTGTGTTTAAcctataataaactttataaatgttaaactacagcatattatttaatagcccCATAGCTACAAACGTAATAACACCAATTCACCCTTAATAGCAAAGATGATAATATTTTCCCAGGAAAAACTCATTTTACTGCATACTTTTAAATTCAGGTGTCCCTTAATTAGCATATTTGTCATTTAAGAAGCGATTATGACGCTAAGTAAAATCTCCGGTCGGACTCGCGGTATAACAAATGGGGGTTGTTAAGCGCgccttttaaatttaaattcaacaAGGGCAGAAACAATGTTTTTATGCCCAAATTGCTTTGTCGgtactttatttatgaataaagataaatactGTATTTTCCTACATCGTAATCGAGTTCTGAAAGCAATTAAATTACGCTCTGTAATCAGTCAGTTTATTGAGtatgttagtacctaaattGGCTGTTTATTTTCTAGTTTGTTTATCTTTTCTATTTGTTTACTAAACAAGGCATTATTAGGTACTAAATTAGTAGACGTAGCTCCTAAAAACAGATTTCTCTCAACACTAaacaaatttgataattttgCTCTCATAGTATCTCCTCTTCCATTTAGTTTTACGTTCCGATTCGAAATTTAacttgctaaagatacgatatgtattagatatgtcagtgtcaagtttcttcaaacaaaaacgtcacttttgacactgacataccaatccatatcgtatcttagGTAAACTTTTAACGTATGttgaagttcgaatcgggccgttactctTCATGCATTtaagtttcagttttattttaggATTAGAAGAAACTTTGGAGAATAAGACACTcaattagtattattttaaatggtatGTAACCTGAATATAagtcaaaagtatctgtcatTCTCTGACAGATTAACAAAGAgagataattaataaaactGCAAAATGGCAAAACGGTGAGTTAAATATGAGTCATACGACAATAGAAACTGACTATACACGCCTGAGCTCAAAAACTATTTCACTTCATCACCACAACTTAATGACAAAACTTTCACCTCACCTCTATTTGACTTTATTGTTTCACATTTCGAATTTTGACTCCGGGTCATGGACTATAAACTATTAGACTCagcagaaaaattaaaaaatactgaatCTCATCAATTAAAACCTTAACCATTGAATACGATACTCGTAACAGTAAAATTTTCCCTTTAACTTCATTTTGTTGATTCATATTTGGAATGTCGTAGTAGTAAAACacacaatgaaaaataaaataagatattaaGAAATGTAGATACAAAGGAAAACTTAAATAAGGTATCTCCTTCATGTGATCTTCGagtaataaaacataaatgtggACGCACCTAAGATGAGTGGTCGCACTATCATACTAAATTAGTAATGGGATCGCTGTTTGTGACCTCGAGTCATCTTTCATAATTGTAGGCTATCAGGCcgccaataataaataaaacgcgTTAAACTTTGGCTGTACagtatatacctaatacaattATATACAATATCACACGGAAAAACACAGATTATTTAGAAATAACAAGGTATTTACACATATACTAATTTACAAAAGATGTAcaagctaaaaatttaaattgtttcactcgaaaaaccgttatttttaaactggtttttatggcaacagttcttgtcaaattaaccgctTTAGAGTaattaaaaccggtttcttcctatgtctaTGTTTACATGGCACACCAACAGGCCGGCCGgacgtttcgtcgctcgtcgaataaaccggttttttaggttacaataaagttattaaaacgttcgtgttcttataaaagttcagaggaaaaccgaaataaaccgttATTTCCCGGTATAAACCTGTTCCAAGCTTTGGCACAAAGGTTGTTAGGTCTTTCGCCGACATCCATGGTTCATCTAAAGTAAGTTATCTGTTCCCCAGGTAAAACTTTCGGGACATAGAAGGTTCTATTTACTGTGGGGTCTGACCGTATGCTTTTTACTTGAAACCGCAATAATGTCCATGGGATCATTTCGTCCCTTTCTGCGGTGGAGGGTCACAGCAAAAGGTTGTTTAATGGAATGTTTGAAGTGTAAAAAGTGTTTTGTATCTACCGTTTCGTTTTAAAGTTCGGAATGGCGAAATTTCGTGGGGTTAAGTAAAAAGGATACTTACGGTCTGAAATAGGATAACGGTCTAAAAGGAGACCATTTCTCTATTTACAAGTAACAAGTTATTTATGTTAAGccatttaatacattttttaaaggtaCTTCTGCTATGTAATacaacttacattttttttataatagattcaaagatcattaataataataataataatcattgtcccgatagtcgtttcagcgaacggtctcatagcgaagagtctcgaccaacaccttgagagactcttgctaggtggttggatcaagggtcagatgcagaaggcggtgatcttggacacggcgcggatagtccgacggttcctctctctgcggccctgaccaccggcagcttgggccttgccccgctgctggcggcatcggcaccctaggttaggttttttataatgtgtttatatcttttgtattgttttgtaagtgtttttatattttacttttatatacatattgtaaaaaacctaacgtaagagaaaaaataaaataaagggaataataataataataaaatgctctattgcacactacaaaaaaaaatagtacaaagtatgtaaaggtataaatatgtaggtaacaacaggcggacttatcgctaaacagcgatctcttccagacaaccttcagatagagaaATGGCGAACGTAATCAAGGTAACGGGtcattgtgatttttttaaattccatattaatttaaattgtatttgttaGTTGTAAGATGTAATTATTTGAAAAGacgtgtcccgccgagtttcttgccggtctcatattgggataccctcctacaagaGAGGAGGAGGAGATcctaggagggatttaaatcttctcgggtcagaggtataGGGATAgtgccggcgtagctttatttgatgtttataatgtttataagcgtattgtaatatgcctacttggaaaataaactatctttatctttaaagcGCTAAGTGAAATTCAACTTGAGCTACTAGATTGAAATTCAATAATATGGAGACCGCCTTAGACAATGTTTATCACCACACATTctgtctttttttaaattatctacaACAGCATATTCTTCCTGGCATAACTCTGCAGTTCCGGTGTCAGTCTATCCACGTGGAAGTTATCCAAGACCCATTTCTGCTGCAAGTCTGCTGAGCACGGCTGCAGCAGGATCTTCAGGCCGTCGGCGTACTGCTTGACTGTGAGACACTTCTGTGTTTGCATGTGTCTTATGTTTTGTGTCTAAAAAACATTAGAAACATCATTTCACATCACACAAAATAGATCTAAATTCGAACAACTAGACAATCAAAGAGAGCACTCGATTTCGTGTTTtccctttaataatatctccactactaagcatttaaattctactaatagaatttgataacgagtggtcaataccaccaGATTACCTATATTCAaatgacgaaatcgagcgctcggaattcaaaaatcggcccctgGAGATACAATTTTGTTTCACCAGCTTATTCACTTTAACCAAAAAATTCTTATGGTTGGTCTAATAGTTGGAcagttggttggttggttggttggttggcaTTTGGACTGGTATTAAAGATCGTCGCCGTCACAAGTTTGAATATATTatgaattttggatttttccactTTCCCTTTAAAATTACTTGCACGAAGTCGATTCGAACTTACATTGTAACATCTAAATGACGCGCGTACATTTCGCTTGTACttatccgtacatgtattggagACGATACGCACGTAcgactgacatcatttagatataattttgatgacCTATTTAAGTTGGAATTTTTTAtacgtataattattataagattacATATATCCCCTCGTGCGGTAAGATGCCTCGAGATGGACGCTCTTCAACAACCACGCATGCGACGGCCgccatttttaatattgaaaacttGCCGCCTCGAAGCTGCGTGCGTGACGCACAGTGCGATAATTCAAAATATTGCTTTGCCGCCCGAGGGTACATTAGACAGAGGTTAGAAAAATTTCGTTGTACGTACCGTTGAATCATAGAGCCAGATTTGTGATGCTGACCGCTTGCAGTAGAAAAGTATGACGGTACCGAACATGTAATCTAAACAGTAGTCATCTCGACGGAGTTCTCCTTCCTTTTCATAAATCCAGTACTAAAAACATTTAATCGCTTTTAT includes the following:
- the LOC133524544 gene encoding putative polypeptide N-acetylgalactosaminyltransferase 9 gives rise to the protein MERGHLPWFITILHIGKYGHCLDAPNRIRKPQQDVQIAKCHHEGGNQYWIYEKEGELRRDDYCLDYMFGTVILFYCKRSASQIWLYDSTTQNIRHMQTQKCLTVKQYADGLKILLQPCSADLQQKWVLDNFHVDRLTPELQSYARKNMLL